Proteins from a single region of Theobroma cacao cultivar B97-61/B2 chromosome 10, Criollo_cocoa_genome_V2, whole genome shotgun sequence:
- the LOC18586452 gene encoding thioredoxin-like 3-2, chloroplastic, translating to MTSESFTLRFSPSLKTLLNSKFPGDPLPCFATPFLKNPCSSFDGLSLKRKTLSFSERINRFGGKFGIFNAWKKDEYLEELDDAPLAVELQQICSESQFDRVIAEAQQLEESLIILWMASWCRKCIYLKPKLEKLAAEYYPRLRFYRVDVNTVPHNLVARAGVTKMPTIQLWRDSKKQAEVIGGHKAYLVVNEVREMIENECTT from the exons ATGACTTCTGAATCCTTCACCTTACGCTTCTCTCCATCCCTGAAAACTCTGCTAAATTCCAAGTTTCCGGGAGACCCTTTGCCTTGTTTCGCAACACCCTTTTTGAAAAATCCATGTTCAAGCTTTGATGGGCTTTCTTTGAAGAGAAAAACGTTGAGTTTTAGTGAGAGAATTAATAGGTTCGGAGGGAAATTTGGAATCTTTAATGCTTGGAAAAAAGATGAGTATTTGGAAGAGTTGGATGATGCGCCATTGGCTGTTGAGTTGCAGCAAATATGCAGTGAGAGTCAGTTTGATAGAGTTATTGCTGAGGCTCAACAACTTGAGGAGTCTTTGATTATACTTTG GATGGCAAGCTGGTGCAGAAAATGTATATATTTGAAACCAAAACTGGAAAAGTTGGCAGCTGAATACTATCCAAG ATTAAGGTTTTACCGTGTAGATGTAAATACAGTTCCACACAACCTTGTTGCTCGCGCTGGAGTCACG AAAATGCCAACTATACAG CTATGGAGGGATAGCAAGAAACAGGCTGAGGTGATTGGTGGCCACAAAGCATATTTGGTTGTTAATGAAGTACGCGAAATGATTGAAAACGAGTGTACCACATGA